Proteins encoded in a region of the Vicia villosa cultivar HV-30 ecotype Madison, WI linkage group LG5, Vvil1.0, whole genome shotgun sequence genome:
- the LOC131605969 gene encoding uncharacterized protein LOC131605969 translates to METKGRKPFFLNFKKVPTQLKIFCDNISGSLKFSDSLNTLISLLVPSLEEFSYLLGLPVLNKIPYTGKEEEPKLEVIAAALHLPRSEIEKVWISKKEYSGLPLDFLYEKAEILAKASSMDALEAVLSLLIYGQVLFFHYDKIVDVAAINIFLSKNPNEEGLTWAQRIMKLSFDDILWYQKKFEGTLLFDSCGDFPNIPLLGVRGGISYNPILARHQFGFALKDKPRSLYLSAEYFHYDSDKEKKRDLFIKAWMKVKKVGAKDIGRRNYMPWDPYFQWVYDRVMEFGMPYPSDTPIVPRVAPPAAPIAFEPYIPAPNEDLVATVNRLKREREDFERRLLKVEAEKEVLVQDAKERETLLDYFSRKWKIEDFVSPDQINSWENEISRLVQEREEMIKAHKEEVRVLKRKRRQEDKNPGI, encoded by the exons ATGGAAACAAAAGGCCGTAAACCGTTCTTCCTCAATTTCAAGAAAGTGCCAACGCAATTGAAGATTTTCTGCGACAACATCTCTGGTTCTCTCAAATTCAGTGATTCTCTCAATACACTCATAAGTTTG ttaGTACCATCCTTGGAAGAATTCTCCTACTTGCTTGGACTTCCTGTGCTTAATAAAATTCCttatactggtaaagaagaagagCCTAAGttggaagtcattgctgctgccctGCACTTGCCAAGATCAGAAATTGAGAAGGTTTGGATTAgtaagaaagagtattctggattaCCCCTTGATTTCCTCTACGAAAAAGCGGAGATTCTCGCTAAAGCTTCAAGTATGGATGCCTTGGAAGCTGTGTTGTCTCTCTTAATTTATGGACAAGTTTTGTTTTTCCATTATGACAAAATTGTTGATGTGGCTGCTATCAATAtattccttagcaagaatccg aatgaagaaggatTAACTTGGGCTCAgagaattatgaagctttctttCGACGACATCCTATGGTACCAAAAGAAGTTCGAGGGAACCTTGctatttgatagttgtggagatttcCCTAATATACCTCTTCTTGGTGTTCGTGGAGGAATATCTTATAATCCCATtctagctcgacatcagtttggcttTGCCTTGAAAGACAAACCGCGTTCTTTGTATCTTAGTGCAGAATATTTCCATTATGATTccgacaaagagaagaagagagacctTTTCATCAAAGCTTGGATGAAAGTAAAGAAAGTTGGCGCAAAGGATATAGGAAGGAGAAATTATATGCCATGGGATCCATATTTCcaatgggtttatgatcgagttATGGAATTTGGGATGCCTTATCCATCTGATACACCCATAGTTCCAAGGGTAGCTCCTCCTGCTGCCCCAATTGCATTTGAGCCATATATTCCTGCTCCAAATGAAGACCTGGTTGCAACTGTTAACCGACTGAAAAGGGAAAGGGAAGACTTTGAGAGACGCTTACTAAAAGTGGAAGCTGAAAAAGAGGTGTTAGTACAAGATGCCAAAGAGCGAGAGACTTTACTTGATTACTTTTCccgcaaatggaagattgaagattttgtttctCCAGATCAGATTAATTCATGGGAAAACGAAATTTCTAGGCTTGTTCAAGAAAGAGAGGAAATGATCAAGGCACACAAGGAAGAAGTCCGGGTCCTAAAGAGGAAGCGTCGTCAGGAAGACAAAAATCCTGGAATTTAG
- the LOC131608137 gene encoding 1-aminocyclopropane-1-carboxylate synthase 7-like — protein MGLEIEQPRVQLSKIAVSDTHGENSPYFAGWKAYDENPYHQFTNSSGVIQMGLAENQVSFDLVEKYLKDHPEDYNGFRENALFQDYHGLISFRTAMATFMEQIRGGRANFDPQRIVITAGATAANELLTFILANPGDALLVPTPYYPGFDRDLRWRTGVNIVPIHCNSSNNFQITPQALQAAYKEAQSMNMKVSGVLITNPSNPLGITIQRAVLEQILDFVAEKNIHLISDEIYSGSVFSSNEFVSVAEILEARNYKDADRVHIVYSLSKDLGLPGFRVGTVYSYNDKVVTTARRMSSFTLISSQTQQFLANMLSDKEFTEKYIKINRERLKKRYDMIVEGLKSVGIECLKGNAGLFCWMNMSPLLKESSKEGELELWNEILKEVKLNISPGCSCRCSEAGWFRVCFANMSEETLEIALERIRKFMAKRIRTKKE, from the exons atgggTCTTGAGATAGAACAACCACGAGTTCAGCTTTCAAAAATTGCAGTTTCTGATACTCATGGTGAAAACTCACCTTACTTTGCTGGATGGAAAGCATATGATGAAAATCCTTATCATCAGTTTACCAACTCCTCTGGTGTTATACAAATGGGATTGGCTGAAAATCAA GTTTCATTTGATTTGGTAGAAAAATACTTGAAAGATCACCCAGAGGATTATAATGGTTTTAGGGAGAATGCATTATTTCAAGACTATCATGGACTCATATCATTCAGAACTGCAATGGCAACCTTCATGGAACAAATAAGAGGTGGTAGAGCCAATTTTGATCCTCAAAGAATTGTCATTACTGCTGGTGCAACTGCTGCCAATGAGCTCTTAACCTTCATTCTTGCTAATCCTGGAGATGCTTTGCTTGTTCCTACTCCTTACTATCCAGG GTTTGATAGAGATTTAAGGTGGAGAACTGGTGTAAACATAGTGCCAATTCACTGCAACAGCTCTAACAATTTCCAAATTACACCACAAGCTTTACAAGCTGCTTACAAAGAAGCTCAATCAATGAACATGAAAGTGAGTGGAGTACTCATAACCAACCCTTCCAACCCTTTAGGTATAACAATTCAGCGTGCAGTTCTAGAACAAATTCTTGATTTTGTGGCAGAAAAGAACATCCACCTCATCTCAGACGAAATCTACTCAGGCTCGGTCTTTTCTTCCAATGAGTTCGTAAGTGTAGCTGAAATTCTCGAAGCTCGTAATTACAAAGATGCTGATAGAGTTCACATTGTTTACAGTCTTTCAAAAGATCTCGGTCTACCTGGTTTTAGAGTTGGGACAGTTTATTCATACAATGATAAGGTTGTGACAACAGCAAGAAGAATGTCGAGTTTTACTTTAATATCCTCACAAACACAACAGTTTTTGGCTAATATGCTATCAGACAAGGAATTTACGGAGAAATACATTAAGATTAATAGGGAGAGGTTGAAGAAGAGATATGATATGATAGTAGAAGGTTTGAAAAGTGTTGGAATAGAGTGTTTGAAAGGGAATGCAGGACTATTTTGTTGGATGAATATGAGTCCACTATTGAAGGAATCAAGTAAGGAAGGTGAATTAGAACTTTGGAATGAGATATTGAAAGAAGTGAAGTTGAATATATCACCGGGGTGTTCATGTCGTTGTTCAGAAGCAGGTTGGTTTAGAGTGTGTTTTGCAAATATGAGTGAAGAAACTCTTGAAATTGCATTGGAAAGAATTCGTAAATTCATGGCTAAAAGAATaaggacaaagaaagaataa